A segment of the Desulforegula conservatrix Mb1Pa genome:
GTTGGTCATACCGGCCTTTTCAACCTTGGTCATGCCGCTTTCTATGCAATGGGCGCATATACAACCGCCATAGTCAACACCCACTACCATATACCAACACTCTGGCTCATGCCTGTTAGCGGGATAACAGCGGCCTTGTTTGCGCTTGTAGTTGCAAGACCGATAATCCATCTGAGGGGAGATTATCTGTGCATTGTGACAATAGGCATGGGAGAAATTGTCAGAATTGCGATCATTAATGACCTGTTCGGCCTCACAGGCGGAGCAAACGGAATATTTGGAATTGCGCGCCCCAGAATTTCTGAACTTGTAATAAAAAGCCCTTCTGATTTTTATTATTTCATAGGCCTTTTCCTCTGCCTTACAATTTATCTGTTCAGCAAACTTGAAAAATCAAGATTCGGCAGGGCTCTCAATTATATAAGAGAAGATGAGACAGCTGCATCAGGAAGCGGAATAGACACAGCAAAATACAAACTGGCTGCCTTTGTAACAGGTGCAGCCTGGGCAGGAATGGCAGGAAATATATTTGCTGCAAAAATGACTACAATTGCTCCTGAATCCTTTAATTTCTGGGAATCAGTCATCGTTTTCACAATTGTGATATTGGGTGGTTCAGGAAGCATACCCGGAGTGCTTCTTGGCGCAGTAATCGTTATTGGTCTGCCTGAAATTTTCAGGGATCTTTCAAACGCAAGAATGCTTGTTTTCGGTCTGGCGATGATTCTGATGGCAATTTTCAGAAACAGAGGCCTGATCCCTCCCCTGCCCCGCACGTACAAACTTCCTTTGAAAAAATTCATAAAAACAGAGGAGGCCTGATTTGAGTGTTCTTCAATTACATGGAGTGACAAAGCATTTTGGCGGACTTACGGCAGTTTCAGAAGCCACGTTTGAAATATCAAAAGGAACGATTGTCGGTCTAATCGGTCCGAACGGCGCTGGAAAAACGACCCTCTTTAATCTGATTACAGGTAATTATGTCCCTGATGAAGGCAGCATAATTTTCAAGAAAGAGTCAATCAAAGGCAAAAAGCCCCATGAAATTGTGGAAAAAGGAATATCAAGGACATTTCAGTCCATACGCCTTTTCCAGAATCTTCCGGCTGTGGAAAATGTTCTTGCTGGCTGCCACTGTAGAATGAAGTCTGGAATCTTTTCAGGAATGTTCAGTCTCCCATGGCAGAAAAAAGAAGAGGCGGAAGCTCTTGAAAAATCCGCTGAATGCCTTGACTTTGTAGGACTTCTTGACAAGGCGGAAATCCTTGCTTCTAATCTGTCGTACGGCAACCAAAGACTTCTTGAAATAGCCAGAGCGCTTGCTTCTGATCCTGATCTCATTATCCTTGATGAGCCTGCCGGAGGTATGAACAATCAGGAAACTGAAGAGCTCCTTGAACTGATATACAGAATCAAACAGAAAGGCATAACGGTTCTGTTCATAGAGCACGATATGGGGCTTGTCATGAGAGCATGTGAAAAGATTATTGTTATCGAATACGGCTCAAAAATTGCCGAAGGCACACCCGAAGAAGTAAAGAACAATCCGAGGGTTATAGAAGCTTATCTTGGTGCAGACAATGACTGATAACTCCCCAATACTTGAACTTAAAGACGTATCCGTCAAATATGGCAATGTTGAAGCCCTTCATAATATAAATTTAAAGGTTTTTGAGGGTGAGATCGTCTCCATTCTAGGGGCAAACGGAGCTGGCAAATCCACAACCCTTATGACAATCAGCGGCCTTGTAAAACCACACAAGGGCGAAATACTCTTTGACTCCAAAAGGATTGACGGAATACCAGCCCATGAAACTGTGGAAAAAGGCGTAATACAGGTACCTGAAGGCAGAAGGGTTTTTGGAACCCTGACCGTCATGGAAAATCTGAAACTCGGAGCTTTTACAGTAAAAGACGATTCAGCCACAAAAAAAACAGTTGAGTGGATCTTTGAACTCTTTCCAATACTCAAACAAAGAAAAAAGCAGCTCGCAGGAACCCTGAGCGGTGGTGAACAGCAGATGCTCGCCATCGGCAGAGCCTTGATGTCCCAGCCCAAAATACTTCTTCTTGACGAACCAAGCCTTGGCCTTGCGCCCTTAATAATAAGGACGATATTTGAGACCATAAAAGAAATCAACAGACAGGGAGTCACAGTTGTTCTGGTTGAACAAAATGCACGGGCAGCTCTTAAACTGGCTAACAGAGGTTATGTCCTCGAAGTCGGGAAAATAATTCTTGAGGATAACGCTGACAGCCTACTTCAGAATCCTGAGGTGCAGAATGCCTACCTTGGTGGAAAGCATTAAACATCTATGATTTCTTGATTTTGGAAGTCGGATTTTTGATTACAGTTGAAGGCCAACGTCTATCTATATATCTCAGGCTTATATTTCACGCGTTACACCGGTGAATCATTAAAAATTTTGCTCTGTCTTATTTTCAGTTATGAGCGCCTTCGGCGAGTCGCTTTTTGTAAAAAGCTCCGCAAAAACTTTATAATTATGTCAGATGCTTGAAAACAATACTTTCGATATTTTTGTAAATCACTTTTTTCAGACCAGACAACCATACTGAAAATAGTTCATAGCCATTTTAAAAAAAAAGCTCGGCAAATAAACTTTGGATTTTGGATGGCAGTTTTATATTCCTTGAATCATTAATCTAAAATCACAAATCCAAAATCATTCTGAGCAAATAAGGTTTAAGTTTCATGTCTTTGAAAATCAGCAAGTCAGTTGTGGCAGATATGTCTCTCCTGTTCATTTCATTTGTATGGGGCGCAACCTTTGTAATGGTTCAGGATGCAATTTCTGTTCTTCCTCCCTTTGCTTTCAATGCAGTCAGATTTTTTACAGCCTTCTGCCTCTTCGCTGGTCTTTCTGCATTCACGCCCGGCATAAAAGACAAAATAAACAAGGATTCCATAAAAAGAGGCTTAATAATTGGAATATGGCTCTGCTGCGGGTATTCGACCCAGACATTCGGGCTGCTTTATACCACATCGTCCAATGCAGGCTTCATAACTGGCCTCAGCGTTGTAATGGTTCCTGTCTTTGCTTTCTTCATGCTAAGGCACAAAATACGGATTCAGGCTGTAATAGGAATAACATGCGCAGCCGCAGGGCTTTATCTTCTCACAATGACAGGCCCTGTTTCTTTTAATAAGGGGGATCTTCTGATTCTCTTTGCAGCTGCTTCTTTTGCCCTTCACATAGTTTTCACAGGAAAATTTTCACCAGGCCAGTCAGCCCTTGTTCTATGCATGATTCAGGTTGCGGTCGTATCTGTCCTGAATCTTTTGTGCTCTCTTATGTTTGAGGATTTCATAGGTCTCGCGGGCTCCGGAGCCATAAAAAATCCGGGCGTAATAATTGCCATTTTAATCACGGCATGCCTGGGAACTGTCTTTGCATTTCTTACCCAGACAAGACTTCAGAAATTCACAACTCCCACAAGGGTAGCGCTAATTTTTTCGACAGAACCAGTATTTGCAGCTGTGGCTGGGTACATATGGGCAGGAGAAAGGCTTGGGATAAAAGCAGTGCTTGGCTGCATTATAATTCTGTCAGGGATGATAATATCCGAACTACCTCTGAAACAAGAGCACTTCAAGGTCGGTTCATGGAAAAGAAAAATGAAAAATTGATGGACTCGCAAAAAGGTAAAAAAGAGCGTCAGCGTCATGCAGGACTTGATCCGGCATCTTTGTAATTTCAATTATTTCTGCCCCACCGGGACAGGCCCCGCCGGAATGACGAAAATTGAGCTTTTTGCGGCCTCATCAAAATTGCTGAAAGCTCTCTTAATTTTAAATCTGTGGAGTCCTACTACTACAATGACAATATAATATTTTTGATAAAATATGCTCATCAATGTCACAGCTTGAACATTTGAAATAAGTCAGGCCGTTTGAATGGCAAGCCTGTTGTTGGATTATTATTGGAAAACCCTTTTGAAAAAGGGTTTTCCAGACCTTTCCCAAAACTTTTATGGTTTTTTATCACGAGTCGAAAACATATGTTTTTCGATCAAAAGAATCCATAACCGAAAAGTTTTTGCCAAGCTTTTTTCAAAAAGCGGCCTTTGACCTTTTATCTAAAAGAAGAGTTCAATTTATGACGATGTGAAGTATAATTGTCTTCTGCGCTTGCAGGGCTGAAGGCATAAAATATGGCTCAAAAACCCATGATGGCGAATCATCACAAATCAGCATGAACAACCTTTAAAACGGGTACAGGAAGTAACCCCCCGCGTATCCAGATCCCTGGACATGATGCCTATGTCTTTACGCATTGACCAACCAGTATTTCCCCAGAATTTTATTCCTGATTCATTGCTTGCGAAGATAAACAGATGACATTTTTCTATGCCAGCTGATTCAAGTGCCGAAGCGCACTCATTAGCAAGTTTTCTGCCTATGCCTTTTTTTCTGAACAAGGGATGAACTGCAAGGTGGTGAATAAAACCCCTGCGTCCGTCATGACCGGAAAGAACAGCCCCCGCAATTTTCCCGTCTATTTTGGCAATGAAGCTCATTCCAGGATTTCGTTCCAGATAAGCCCCTATTTTTTCAGGAGAATCAGCAGAGCTCAAACCTATGCCATCGCACATTTCCCATAGATTAATCACTTCTTCATAATCAACAATTTCAAAAGGGAAGATGCATATATCAGAACAATTATCTTCCATTGCTAAAACCCCCTCTCCTTTCTTATTTCCTCATATGCTGACTGAATTTCACCAAACCGTTCCCTTGCATATCTGGCAAATTCATCGGGAACGCCCTTTGCAGCCAGTTTGTCAGGATGATATTCATGCACAAGTTTTCTGTATCTGCTCTTAATCTCGGCATCAGAGGAGTCTTCATCAACCCCGAGCACAACATATGACTTTTTTGAGGCGTGGGCATATCTGCTCTTTATATATTCAAAGGCCGAAGAACTTATCCCAAAAATCCTGGCTGCCGTGTAAGCAAGCTCTTCCTCAGATCTTGTTATTTCACCGTCTGCATACCCAACTCTTAAAAGCATGTCGACCATCATTTCAAGAAGCTCGGGGTCATACTGAAAACGATAATAAAACTGGCGGGCAAAACTATCAAAAGATTCGGGAGAATTTAGGGCAGACCTGAAAATATTTATGGCAAAATTTCGGCCTCTGGCGTCAAGATGAAGCTGATTTTTCATAAATGATTCAACAGACTCTATTTCGGCCTGGGACACAGCGCCATCAGATTTAGCCATCTTGGCGAGCATTGAAAAGACAGAGACAAAAAAAGCTATATTCGCCTCATTATGATTTTCCTGCCAATCATTTGTTTCAATTGTATAAGTATTCCAGAAAAATGAAGTCTTGGATTTATCAAACTGATGGCCTATAGCCGCGCCAATCAGGGCACCGATTGGACCTCCCCAGAAAAAACCGATCGCAGCTCCAACGAATTTCCCTGTCCAGCCCATTAAAATTTCCTCTCAATAACAAAATAGAATTTTGACAAGGTCGCAAAAAATCCGATCACCGTCATTCCGGCGAAGGCCGGAATCCATAAACACCTGAAAATACAAATATCACGGATCAAGTCAGGCATGACGCCACCGCCATATTTTGCCTTTTTTCGAAACAATCAATTTTTATGGTGCCGTACTTTAAGATGAAAAGCCACCTGCGGATTGCTTCTTGAAAAAAGCACCTCAAGAACTATATGATTATGTTAAATGATTGAAAAATGAAATTTTCATTTTTTCCGGATCTTCGTTTTTCTTGCTATCCAAGCATTCTGAAAATATAACATAGTCTCGGAAACAATTCACACCATTGTAGAATCGTAAAAATCATTTCCCTTGTCATCCATAATAATAAAGGCTGGGAAATCTTTGATTTCTATCAGATAAACGGCTTCCATCCCAAGCTCAGGAAATTCAATCAATTCAGCCTTGGTAATGCAGTCCCTTCCAAGCCTTGCGGCAGGTCCACCGATTGAGCCGAGGTAAAATCCCCCGAATTCCTTGCAGGCATCCCTAACCTGTCTGCCTCTGTTGCCCTTTGCCACCATTACAAGGCTTCCTCCTCTTTTCTGGAATTCTGCCACATAAGAGTCCATTCTGCCTGCTGTTGTCGGGCCAAAAGAACCGGATGCGTGGCCTTTCGGAGTCTTGGCAGGCCCAGCATAATAAACAGGATATTTTTTCATATAATCAGGCATTTCATGGCCATTTTTAAGAAGTTCCATTATTTTTGCATGGGCAATATCCCTGGCAACCACCATTTTCCCGGAAAGAAGAAGTCTGGTTGAAACAGGGAATCCTGAAAGATGTGATCTTATATCATCCATCGGTTTATTCAGGTTTATATGAACAGATCCAGTGATCTCAGGTTCAGGCACCGGAAGGTATAGAGACGGATCAGTTTCAAGGTTTTCCAGAAACACGCCCTCTGATGTTATCTTTGCCTTTATCTGTCTGTCTGCCGAACAACTGACTCCTATGCCCACAGGACAAGACGCGCCATGCCTTGGAAGTCTGATAACCCGAATATCATGGCAAAAGTATTTACCTCCAAATTGAGCGCCTATTCCCATGTTCTTTGAAATTTCAAGCAGTTTTTCCTCAAGTTCTTTATCCCTGAAGGCAATCCCTAAGATATTTCCGGAACATGGCAAATAGTCAAGACAACCAGCCGTGGCAAGCTTAACAGTCTTAAGATTGAATTCAGCTGACATCCCCCCAATTACAATGGCCATGTGATAAGGAGGGCAGGCTGATGTCCCGATATCCCTCATTTTTGCGGCAAGAAAGTTTGTAATTTTTTCTGGATCAAGTAAAGCCTTGGTTTCCTGGAACAGAAAGGTCTTGTTTGCGGATCCGCCGCCTTTGGCCATGAAAAGAAATTCATATTTAAGCTCATCTCCGGAATAAATATCAATCTGCGCAGGAAGGTTTGTTCCGGTGTTTTTCTCGTCAAACATCGAAATAGGAGCGACCTGGGAATACCTGAGATTGTTATTTTTATATGCCTCAAAAATACCTCTGCTTATGGATTTCTCGTCACATCCGGAGGTAAGAACCCCCTGACCTTTTTTGGCCATGACTATGGCGGTACCCGTGTCCTGACACAGTGGGAAAACTCCACCGGAAGATATAACCGCATTTTTCAAAAGCTCAAGTGCAACATATTTTTCATTCATGGTGCTATCACCATCATCAAGGATCTTCCTGAGCTGAGCAAGATGGGAAGCTCTGAGAAAATGATTTACATCACTGAAAGCCTTTTCTGACAAATCAGATATTGTTTTTTCATCAATCTCGAGAAAGAATCGCGGGCCAATTTTAAACTCATTTACGCCTTCAGAACCGATGAATCTGTAATCAGTAAGATCTGGAACAGCACCAAGAACAGGTGAATATTTAAAATCAGACATTAAAAGCCTCCGGTTAATTATGACAAAACAGCAAAAAGGCCAATTCCCGTCATTCCGGCGAAGCCTGTCTCTGTTAAAACCGGGAGCCGGAATCCTGAAGTCTCTGAAAATACAAAGATGCCGGATCAAGCCCGGCATGACGCTGATGCGTTTTTTTGACTTTTTGCTAGACCATCAATTATATCCTGGGATTAATATCCCTTGCTGGTTTTCATGTCAAACAGAATGGATTTTTGAAATAGAATCAAATCTTTTGACTGGGAAAAAAAACTGGGTTAAAGTTTCTGAATAAAATCATGTTACTAAATTAATAGCCTTCCGCATCTCATCTTTAAAAATACTCTTCGTCTTTTTGTCTTCTTAAATAAAAAACTAAGGAGCAACGCCATGAACCTAAGTCTCAAAAACAAATTCATGATCCCTACTATCCTGCTTTTAACATTTATGGCTTCGGCAATCAGTGGAACAAGTTACCTAATTGCAAAATCCAGCCTCACCAAGAAAGCCCAGCAACAGGTAAGAGACACTTCAAACCATGTAACAAAGCAGATCTCCCTGTGGCTGAAAGAACGAGCCTCTGACATTGAGGGTTTCAGCAATACTCAGATGTTTATTGACGCTGCCTCAGAAAACAATGAGACCATAAGAGAAGCTGCGGCTAAACAGCTTGAAAGGAATTGGCAAGGAAACAGCGATTATTTCGAGCTTATTGGAATAGCTGATACCAATGGAGATCTGATAGCTTCATCAGGAGAATCTTATAAAAAGAAAATCAATGTCAAAGACAGGTCATATTTTACCCAATCCATGAAAGGAGAAAAAAGCTTTTCCGAGGTTATATTAAGTAAAGCATCGGGAAATCCTGTTTATGTCATTTCATGCCCTCTGCTAAAAGAAGGCAAGGTTACGGGAATTATATTCAGTGCGGTAAGCGTTGCCTATATGGGGAAAACCTTCATGGACCCGATTAAAATTGGCAAGACTGGCTATATGTACGCTACAGATATCAATGGGAAAATGATAGCATATCCTGACAAAGCCCAAATCCTCAATCTTGATCTGAAAAAATTTGATTTTGGCCAGGAGATACTTTCAAAACGAAGTGGACTCATATCATACACATACAAAGATATAGATAAGATAGTAGGCTTTACCGAAGAGCCCACACAGAAGTGGATAATTGCTTCAACAGCAAACAAAAGCGAACTTTATAGTGATGTTAACAGACTTGGAATCATATCTCTGATTCTTGGTATCAGCTCTGTAATCTGCGGAGCAATAATGATCTTCTTTCTAGCGGGATCAATTGTAACGCCAATTTCCAGAATAATCGAAATTCTTGAATCAGTATCATCCCAGGTTGCGGCTGCATCGGAAGAGCTTTCTTCCTCAGGGCAGAACCTTGCTGCAAACATTACTATCCAGGCAAACACAATACAGGAAACTTCTGCAAATCTGTCAGAGGTCAATGAGCAGGTTCAAGGCAACACGGCAAATCTTACTACCCTCGAAAAAATGGCAAAAGATGCTAAAAAATCCGCTGAGAAGGCCACGGAATCCATGGACAGAATGGCAGGAGTTATGAAAAACATAAAACAGGAAAGCCAGAAAACCTTTGGAATCATTAAAAACATTGACGAGATAGCTTTTCAGACGAATCTGCTTTCCCTGAATGCGGCTGTCGAAGCTGCAAGGGCAGGAGAAAGCGGAGCAGGTTTTGCGGTTGTTGCAGGGGAAGTCAGAAATCTTGCCCAAAAATCAGCAGAGTCTGCAAAAAATACATCAGGACTCATAGAATCGGTGGTTGCAAAAGTAGAAGAAGGTGGTTCTCACCTCGAATTAATCCATTCCCTTGTCCAGAATCTTGAGTCCATTATAAAACAGGTGACCCAGGTTGTGGAAGCATCGGTTATTTCTGTTTCCCATAACGCAGTAAAGCTTTCAGAAAGCAATATGGCAATAAAAAAAATGGATGAAACCATTCAGTCAAGCGCATCAAATGCAGAGGAGTCCGCCGCAGCCGCAGAAGAGATGAGTGCGCAGGCAATGCAAATGAGGCAGGTAGCAGATCAGCTGACCCATCTCGTTTACGGTTCGTCCGGTAAAAGATATGGAAACACGGAAAATGGCAAAGACGCGGAACAAAATGATGAAACTGATTATGACAGATACGAATTAGCTGATGACGTTGCCTGATAACACTTTTTTATTAAGGCGTTGCTTTGTCAAATAAATCAAAAAAGGGCTACAGCTTAGGCTGTAACCCTTTTAATTTTTATGGTAGCGGGGGCTGGATTTGAACCAACGACCTTCGGGTTATGAGCCCGACGAGCTACCAGGCTGCTCCACCCCGCAACAAGATGCGCATAACTATGCCCTATCGGAAAATAAGTCAAGCGCTTTATGAAATTATTGTAGAGAACAAATAAAATATCCGCACCAGTGCCAAAGGCATATGCTACATTATTATTCCATCTCTTATTTTTGGAGAAGGTCTGTGTGAGGGTAAAATTGATCCGTTTTAAGCCACCTCATACAAGCCTTATCTCCCGAAACGTTGAATAAGGAGCTATATTGAGAAGTTCAATTTGTGACGATACGAAGTATAATCTCTACAAATATGTCAAAAATTTCCTGGGAGTTTTTATTTAATTTGATT
Coding sequences within it:
- a CDS encoding ABC transporter ATP-binding protein encodes the protein MSVLQLHGVTKHFGGLTAVSEATFEISKGTIVGLIGPNGAGKTTLFNLITGNYVPDEGSIIFKKESIKGKKPHEIVEKGISRTFQSIRLFQNLPAVENVLAGCHCRMKSGIFSGMFSLPWQKKEEAEALEKSAECLDFVGLLDKAEILASNLSYGNQRLLEIARALASDPDLIILDEPAGGMNNQETEELLELIYRIKQKGITVLFIEHDMGLVMRACEKIIVIEYGSKIAEGTPEEVKNNPRVIEAYLGADND
- a CDS encoding TerB family tellurite resistance protein — translated: MGWTGKFVGAAIGFFWGGPIGALIGAAIGHQFDKSKTSFFWNTYTIETNDWQENHNEANIAFFVSVFSMLAKMAKSDGAVSQAEIESVESFMKNQLHLDARGRNFAINIFRSALNSPESFDSFARQFYYRFQYDPELLEMMVDMLLRVGYADGEITRSEEELAYTAARIFGISSSAFEYIKSRYAHASKKSYVVLGVDEDSSDAEIKSRYRKLVHEYHPDKLAAKGVPDEFARYARERFGEIQSAYEEIRKERGF
- a CDS encoding DMT family transporter; the protein is MSLKISKSVVADMSLLFISFVWGATFVMVQDAISVLPPFAFNAVRFFTAFCLFAGLSAFTPGIKDKINKDSIKRGLIIGIWLCCGYSTQTFGLLYTTSSNAGFITGLSVVMVPVFAFFMLRHKIRIQAVIGITCAAAGLYLLTMTGPVSFNKGDLLILFAAASFALHIVFTGKFSPGQSALVLCMIQVAVVSVLNLLCSLMFEDFIGLAGSGAIKNPGVIIAILITACLGTVFAFLTQTRLQKFTTPTRVALIFSTEPVFAAVAGYIWAGERLGIKAVLGCIIILSGMIISELPLKQEHFKVGSWKRKMKN
- a CDS encoding branched-chain amino acid ABC transporter permease, producing the protein MNKNKNYIYAIIALFFLMLPVFLKDKYWIDVINNIGIYAILALSLNIIVGHTGLFNLGHAAFYAMGAYTTAIVNTHYHIPTLWLMPVSGITAALFALVVARPIIHLRGDYLCIVTIGMGEIVRIAIINDLFGLTGGANGIFGIARPRISELVIKSPSDFYYFIGLFLCLTIYLFSKLEKSRFGRALNYIREDETAASGSGIDTAKYKLAAFVTGAAWAGMAGNIFAAKMTTIAPESFNFWESVIVFTIVILGGSGSIPGVLLGAVIVIGLPEIFRDLSNARMLVFGLAMILMAIFRNRGLIPPLPRTYKLPLKKFIKTEEA
- a CDS encoding GNAT family N-acetyltransferase; amino-acid sequence: MEDNCSDICIFPFEIVDYEEVINLWEMCDGIGLSSADSPEKIGAYLERNPGMSFIAKIDGKIAGAVLSGHDGRRGFIHHLAVHPLFRKKGIGRKLANECASALESAGIEKCHLFIFASNESGIKFWGNTGWSMRKDIGIMSRDLDTRGVTSCTRFKGCSC
- a CDS encoding FumA C-terminus/TtdB family hydratase beta subunit; the encoded protein is MSDFKYSPVLGAVPDLTDYRFIGSEGVNEFKIGPRFFLEIDEKTISDLSEKAFSDVNHFLRASHLAQLRKILDDGDSTMNEKYVALELLKNAVISSGGVFPLCQDTGTAIVMAKKGQGVLTSGCDEKSISRGIFEAYKNNNLRYSQVAPISMFDEKNTGTNLPAQIDIYSGDELKYEFLFMAKGGGSANKTFLFQETKALLDPEKITNFLAAKMRDIGTSACPPYHMAIVIGGMSAEFNLKTVKLATAGCLDYLPCSGNILGIAFRDKELEEKLLEISKNMGIGAQFGGKYFCHDIRVIRLPRHGASCPVGIGVSCSADRQIKAKITSEGVFLENLETDPSLYLPVPEPEITGSVHINLNKPMDDIRSHLSGFPVSTRLLLSGKMVVARDIAHAKIMELLKNGHEMPDYMKKYPVYYAGPAKTPKGHASGSFGPTTAGRMDSYVAEFQKRGGSLVMVAKGNRGRQVRDACKEFGGFYLGSIGGPAARLGRDCITKAELIEFPELGMEAVYLIEIKDFPAFIIMDDKGNDFYDSTMV
- a CDS encoding ABC transporter ATP-binding protein, giving the protein MTDNSPILELKDVSVKYGNVEALHNINLKVFEGEIVSILGANGAGKSTTLMTISGLVKPHKGEILFDSKRIDGIPAHETVEKGVIQVPEGRRVFGTLTVMENLKLGAFTVKDDSATKKTVEWIFELFPILKQRKKQLAGTLSGGEQQMLAIGRALMSQPKILLLDEPSLGLAPLIIRTIFETIKEINRQGVTVVLVEQNARAALKLANRGYVLEVGKIILEDNADSLLQNPEVQNAYLGGKH
- a CDS encoding methyl-accepting chemotaxis protein; the protein is MNLSLKNKFMIPTILLLTFMASAISGTSYLIAKSSLTKKAQQQVRDTSNHVTKQISLWLKERASDIEGFSNTQMFIDAASENNETIREAAAKQLERNWQGNSDYFELIGIADTNGDLIASSGESYKKKINVKDRSYFTQSMKGEKSFSEVILSKASGNPVYVISCPLLKEGKVTGIIFSAVSVAYMGKTFMDPIKIGKTGYMYATDINGKMIAYPDKAQILNLDLKKFDFGQEILSKRSGLISYTYKDIDKIVGFTEEPTQKWIIASTANKSELYSDVNRLGIISLILGISSVICGAIMIFFLAGSIVTPISRIIEILESVSSQVAAASEELSSSGQNLAANITIQANTIQETSANLSEVNEQVQGNTANLTTLEKMAKDAKKSAEKATESMDRMAGVMKNIKQESQKTFGIIKNIDEIAFQTNLLSLNAAVEAARAGESGAGFAVVAGEVRNLAQKSAESAKNTSGLIESVVAKVEEGGSHLELIHSLVQNLESIIKQVTQVVEASVISVSHNAVKLSESNMAIKKMDETIQSSASNAEESAAAAEEMSAQAMQMRQVADQLTHLVYGSSGKRYGNTENGKDAEQNDETDYDRYELADDVA